A genome region from Chryseobacterium sp. G0186 includes the following:
- the murG gene encoding undecaprenyldiphospho-muramoylpentapeptide beta-N-acetylglucosaminyltransferase has protein sequence MNKKLKILLSGGGTGGHIFPAIAIADEIKKRFPEAEFLFIGANGKMEMEKVPQAGYKIEGIDIAGIDRGNLLSNLGLPFKILKSLSRSKKIIKNFAPDFAVGTGGFASGPALYEASRLGIPIFIQEQNAHAGVTNKILSKKAKAVFTAYPKVEGFPAEKIKFLGNPIRENIISGMQETAQAKEKMGLNKDKLTILSVGGSLGSRTLNNAWKSHLKEILDKDYQLIWQTGKLDYKDILEETKDSESRKIQILEFIKDMELAYSAADIIVSRAGAIAISELAVAQKPVLLVPFPFAAEDHQTKNAMNLVEKNAAKMVKDSEMQEKFWNTLSEICEKESVRKEMSDNLKYFAKPNAAKEIVDEIFNKL, from the coding sequence ATGAACAAAAAATTAAAAATATTACTATCAGGAGGAGGAACAGGAGGACATATCTTCCCTGCCATCGCCATTGCTGATGAAATCAAGAAAAGATTTCCTGAGGCAGAATTTTTGTTCATTGGAGCCAACGGAAAAATGGAAATGGAAAAGGTTCCTCAGGCTGGCTACAAAATAGAGGGAATTGATATCGCCGGAATCGACAGAGGAAATCTATTATCCAACCTTGGATTACCTTTTAAGATTCTGAAAAGTTTATCCAGATCAAAGAAGATCATTAAAAACTTTGCTCCGGATTTTGCAGTGGGAACAGGAGGTTTTGCAAGCGGACCAGCTTTGTATGAAGCAAGTAGATTGGGTATTCCGATATTTATTCAGGAGCAAAATGCCCATGCAGGAGTAACCAACAAGATCTTAAGCAAGAAAGCGAAAGCGGTCTTTACAGCCTATCCAAAAGTAGAAGGATTTCCGGCAGAAAAGATCAAATTTTTGGGGAATCCGATTCGTGAGAATATTATTTCAGGAATGCAGGAAACGGCTCAGGCAAAAGAAAAAATGGGATTGAATAAAGATAAGCTTACCATCCTATCCGTTGGTGGATCTTTAGGTTCCAGAACTTTAAATAATGCCTGGAAGTCTCATTTAAAAGAAATCCTGGACAAAGATTATCAGTTGATCTGGCAAACAGGAAAGCTTGATTATAAAGATATTTTAGAAGAAACAAAAGATTCAGAAAGCAGAAAAATTCAGATCCTGGAATTTATCAAGGACATGGAACTGGCCTACTCTGCAGCCGATATTATTGTTTCAAGAGCCGGAGCCATTGCCATTTCAGAGCTGGCAGTAGCACAAAAACCGGTATTATTGGTGCCTTTCCCTTTTGCAGCGGAAGACCATCAAACAAAAAATGCCATGAACCTGGTTGAAAAAAACGCAGCAAAAATGGTAAAAGACTCTGAAATGCAGGAAAAATTCTGGAATACATTATCAGAAATCTGCGAAAAAGAAAGTGTAAGAAAAGAAATGTCTGACAATCTGAAATACTTTGCAAAACCCAATGCTGCAAAAGAGATTGTGGATGAGATATTTAATAAACTGTAA
- a CDS encoding cell division protein FtsQ/DivIB, which produces MKNKYRILKIVVTVIILGLLLSFSLKRFGRQQITDNKISVKMNEKTPVYFVDEKDIREIVKRENPSGKVGDLNIPALEKKINALPAVDSANVYLNLNGKLNLDIKQRVPVFRLNKDGKDFYVDEKGTEFPISRTYSHPCMLVTGNVKPDEYEKLAELVGKIDKDDFSKKFFIGISKYKDSYNLLTSEGNYRVEIGDLDNIDFKVKGFKTFVEKYLVYQDPQKYSMVSVKYQNQIVTTLNPYFKENDSILKAGKQELAKVPTPMAAVKKAEVTPKATEAKKTSSTSVKPKEKAKPKTQQKETKKTEKKTTVPAQSKPKPKAKVKIE; this is translated from the coding sequence ATGAAAAATAAATACAGAATATTAAAAATTGTTGTTACAGTAATCATCCTGGGATTGTTGCTGAGTTTCTCGTTGAAGAGATTCGGTCGTCAGCAGATTACCGACAATAAGATTTCTGTAAAAATGAATGAAAAAACTCCGGTTTACTTCGTTGATGAAAAGGATATCAGAGAAATTGTAAAAAGGGAAAACCCATCAGGAAAAGTAGGAGATCTTAACATTCCTGCTTTAGAAAAAAAGATTAATGCTCTTCCCGCTGTTGATAGCGCCAATGTCTACTTGAACCTGAACGGAAAACTTAATCTGGATATCAAACAGAGAGTTCCTGTTTTTAGGCTCAATAAAGATGGAAAAGACTTCTACGTGGATGAAAAAGGAACTGAATTTCCTATTTCAAGAACCTATTCACATCCATGCATGTTGGTCACAGGAAATGTAAAACCTGATGAATATGAGAAGCTGGCGGAATTGGTTGGAAAAATTGACAAAGATGATTTCAGTAAGAAATTCTTCATCGGAATTTCAAAATATAAAGATAGCTACAATCTTCTGACAAGTGAAGGCAACTACAGGGTGGAAATTGGAGATCTGGATAATATTGATTTTAAGGTAAAGGGATTTAAAACCTTTGTAGAAAAATATCTGGTCTATCAGGATCCTCAAAAGTATAGTATGGTTTCTGTAAAATATCAAAACCAAATTGTAACTACCTTAAACCCTTATTTCAAGGAGAATGACAGTATCCTGAAAGCAGGAAAACAAGAACTCGCTAAAGTACCAACCCCAATGGCAGCGGTAAAAAAAGCAGAAGTGACACCCAAAGCTACAGAAGCTAAAAAAACGAGTTCAACTTCGGTAAAACCGAAAGAGAAAGCAAAACCAAAAACACAGCAAAAGGAAACAAAAAAAACAGAGAAAAAAACAACGGTCCCGGCACAGTCCAAGCCAAAGCCGAAAGCAAAGGTGAAAATAGAATAA
- the ftsZ gene encoding cell division protein FtsZ, producing the protein MENIGTQGFSFDLPKGNSSIIKVIGVGGGGNNALKHMYEKGIHGVDFVICNTDAQTLDNNPVANKVQLGTTITEGLGAGADPEVGEKSAIESIEDIKAAMGQNTKMVFITAGMGGGTGTGAAPVIAKVAKDMGILTVGIVTVPFSFEGKRRLDQAENGLDKLKNNVDSLIVINNDKLRQQFGNLGFKQGFSKADEVLANAAKGMAEVITGYFDVNIDFRDAKSVLQNSGTALMSTGTASGENKAEEAVRKALDSPLLNDNKITGAKNVLLLIRSGAEEVTMDEIGIIMDHIQKEAGNTADIIFGVGADEELGDAVSVLVIATGFSNDNKKFSGPTEKIRISLNDSFDAQKSSPFKTREERESAPETTHDFGGKNHFRLDDEDHDTPQFSVKSTEKKMIIEEEEIRTEIKFFDKEEDTVNTPEQGWRNEDDQNEFSLFSIDEEEEDPNDLEIQSFSFDFENKKDEPQSGNTFNNSSSQEKPVEFSFFVNEPVRNEPKNDFGQPKAEFNAPASAVAEPAQKIETFYQKEEIKTETKPAFESRTEIETPKTEESEFTFVNKTIDQDRVIERRNKLKEFNSRYQSFDSTSEFESIPAFKRKNISIDGTNASDQNINTYMSDNNGSMQIRENRFLNKDVD; encoded by the coding sequence ATGGAAAATATAGGTACACAAGGATTTTCATTTGATTTACCAAAAGGAAATTCATCCATCATAAAAGTAATCGGTGTAGGAGGCGGTGGAAACAACGCTCTAAAGCACATGTACGAAAAAGGTATTCACGGAGTTGACTTCGTGATCTGTAATACGGATGCTCAAACTCTAGATAATAACCCTGTTGCCAATAAAGTTCAGTTGGGAACAACCATTACAGAAGGTCTCGGAGCTGGTGCCGACCCTGAAGTAGGAGAAAAATCTGCAATCGAAAGTATTGAAGATATCAAAGCAGCTATGGGACAGAACACGAAAATGGTGTTCATCACTGCCGGAATGGGTGGTGGTACAGGTACCGGAGCCGCTCCTGTCATTGCTAAAGTAGCAAAAGACATGGGGATTTTAACGGTAGGTATCGTTACCGTTCCTTTTAGCTTTGAAGGAAAAAGAAGATTAGACCAAGCCGAAAACGGTCTTGACAAATTAAAAAACAATGTTGATTCATTAATTGTAATCAACAATGATAAACTAAGACAACAGTTTGGAAACCTTGGATTCAAGCAGGGATTCTCCAAGGCTGATGAAGTTTTAGCCAATGCTGCAAAAGGTATGGCAGAGGTTATTACCGGTTATTTTGATGTAAACATTGACTTTAGAGATGCTAAATCTGTTCTTCAAAATTCCGGGACAGCCCTTATGTCTACAGGAACAGCTTCAGGTGAAAATAAAGCAGAAGAAGCCGTAAGAAAAGCGCTTGATTCTCCGTTATTAAATGATAATAAGATTACAGGCGCTAAAAATGTACTGTTGTTGATCAGAAGTGGTGCAGAAGAGGTAACGATGGACGAAATCGGTATCATTATGGATCACATCCAGAAAGAAGCAGGAAATACGGCTGATATTATTTTCGGGGTAGGTGCTGATGAAGAGCTAGGAGATGCAGTAAGCGTGCTTGTTATTGCTACAGGATTCTCTAATGACAATAAAAAATTCTCTGGTCCTACAGAAAAGATCAGAATAAGCCTTAATGACAGCTTTGACGCTCAAAAATCATCTCCTTTTAAAACAAGAGAAGAAAGAGAGTCTGCTCCTGAAACAACTCATGATTTTGGTGGAAAAAACCATTTCAGACTGGATGACGAAGACCATGATACTCCACAGTTCAGTGTGAAGTCTACTGAAAAAAAAATGATTATTGAAGAAGAGGAAATCAGAACTGAAATAAAATTCTTTGATAAAGAAGAAGATACAGTAAACACTCCTGAGCAGGGATGGAGAAACGAAGACGATCAAAATGAGTTCAGCCTATTTTCAATTGATGAAGAAGAGGAAGATCCAAACGATTTGGAAATTCAGTCTTTCTCATTCGATTTTGAAAATAAAAAAGATGAGCCTCAGTCCGGGAATACATTCAATAACTCTTCTTCACAGGAAAAACCTGTTGAATTCAGCTTCTTTGTAAATGAGCCTGTAAGAAATGAACCTAAGAATGATTTTGGTCAGCCAAAAGCAGAATTTAATGCTCCTGCCAGTGCTGTAGCAGAACCTGCTCAGAAGATAGAGACATTCTATCAGAAAGAAGAGATCAAAACCGAGACAAAGCCGGCTTTTGAAAGCAGAACAGAAATTGAAACTCCCAAAACGGAAGAATCTGAATTTACTTTCGTGAATAAAACGATTGATCAGGATAGAGTAATCGAAAGAAGAAATAAGTTAAAAGAATTCAATTCCCGTTATCAAAGCTTTGATAGCACAAGCGAATTTGAATCTATTCCTGCATTCAAAAGAAAAAATATTTCTATTGACGGAACTAATGCTTCAGATCAGAATATCAATACTTATATGTCTGACAACAATGGTTCTATGCAGATCAGAGAGAATAGATTTTTAAATAAGGACGTAGATTAA
- the murC gene encoding UDP-N-acetylmuramate--L-alanine ligase gives MKNLQTYQTFYFVGIGGIGMSALARYFNASGKKVLGYDKTNTKLTQNLMKEGIDIVFEDLIDEKITSLQQEDTLVIYTPAIKTLGILDYFNENQFEVLKRAKVLGLITENTDCIAIAGTHGKTTTSTLVSHLCKEVDLPFSCFLGGISENFKSNFLYNGSTYSVVEADEYDRSFLNLSPDWAVVTSTDADHLDIYGDKSHIEEGFRQFAALVPEDKKLFVRKGVEIGRAHQTYAVNEQADYFSDNLRMDHDKIYFDFHTPTETIKDFVWDIPGIHNVENATVALAILHNLGADFDTLKKAIANFKGIKRRYTKHIYENGKIYIDDYAHHPTEINAVVGSIKTFYPDKKLLVVFQPHLFSRTRDFADGFAESLSNVNELILLDIYPARELQENFEGITSSWLLDKVTLDKKEVSTLSDTFKKIKEKDFDILLTVGAGNIDTLYDPICEWISSVPSTM, from the coding sequence ATGAAGAATTTACAAACATATCAAACTTTTTACTTCGTTGGAATCGGAGGTATCGGAATGAGTGCTTTAGCACGTTATTTCAATGCATCCGGAAAAAAAGTGTTGGGCTATGATAAAACCAATACCAAGCTTACTCAAAACCTAATGAAAGAAGGGATTGATATTGTTTTTGAAGATCTTATTGACGAAAAAATAACCTCTCTTCAGCAAGAAGATACACTGGTAATCTATACTCCTGCCATTAAAACACTTGGAATTTTAGATTACTTCAATGAAAATCAGTTTGAGGTTTTAAAACGTGCTAAAGTTCTAGGGTTAATTACCGAAAATACAGACTGTATCGCTATAGCAGGAACCCATGGAAAAACAACAACATCTACCTTGGTTTCTCATTTGTGTAAAGAAGTTGATTTACCTTTCTCATGCTTTTTAGGAGGTATTTCTGAGAACTTTAAATCAAACTTTCTGTACAACGGCTCCACTTACTCTGTAGTAGAAGCAGATGAATATGACAGAAGCTTTCTAAACCTTTCTCCGGATTGGGCAGTGGTAACTTCCACCGATGCAGACCACCTGGATATTTATGGTGACAAAAGCCATATTGAAGAGGGATTCAGGCAATTTGCAGCACTTGTTCCGGAAGATAAAAAGTTATTTGTAAGAAAAGGAGTTGAAATTGGAAGAGCACACCAAACCTACGCTGTGAATGAGCAGGCAGATTACTTCTCAGACAATCTGCGTATGGATCATGATAAGATTTATTTTGACTTCCATACCCCAACAGAAACCATAAAAGATTTTGTTTGGGATATCCCGGGAATTCATAATGTAGAAAATGCAACTGTAGCATTAGCTATTCTTCACAATTTGGGCGCAGATTTTGATACGCTGAAAAAAGCAATTGCCAATTTTAAGGGAATTAAAAGAAGATACACCAAACATATTTACGAAAACGGTAAAATTTATATTGATGACTATGCCCATCATCCAACAGAAATTAATGCGGTAGTGGGTTCCATTAAAACATTTTATCCTGATAAAAAATTATTGGTTGTTTTTCAGCCTCACCTATTCAGCAGAACAAGGGATTTTGCAGACGGATTTGCAGAAAGCCTGAGCAATGTGAATGAATTGATCTTATTGGATATCTATCCTGCAAGAGAACTTCAGGAGAATTTTGAGGGAATTACGTCAAGCTGGTTATTGGACAAAGTAACATTAGATAAAAAAGAAGTATCCACATTATCCGATACTTTTAAAAAGATAAAAGAAAAAGATTTTGATATCCTCCTTACAGTAGGCGCAGGAAATATAGATACCCTGTATGACCCGATCTGTGAATGGATAAGTTCTGTACCAAGTACAATGTAA
- the ftsA gene encoding cell division protein FtsA — protein sequence MENQEYSVGLDIGTTKIVAIVGRRNAHGKIEVLGVGKAKSLGVHKGIVNNISQTINSIKAAVSEAQSSAGVPIRKVTVGIAGKHIRSLQHSDYIMREHPDKFITDDDIEALKDQVKKLVMLPGEEIIHVLPQEYKVDSEGEIQEPVGMHGKRLEANFHVVVGQMGSIRNIARCVREAGLEMEALTLEPLASSEAVLTKEEKEAGVAIVDIGGGTTDIAIFKDNIIRHTCVIPYGGGIITEDIKEGCSIIEKHAEQLKVKFGSAVPELEKDSTFVTIPGLHGRPDKEISLKTLAQIINARVEEVLEMVNTELKAYGAFEQKKKLIAGIVLTGGGSNLKHLRQLANYTTGFDSRIGFANEYIANDKNQYLKGPEFATSIGLLMESLKIRDKKQNIDEVEPVVTEQPKSETTSIQAETVQPIQQAAPVQEHPIADDKQESRRAKLTFGQSLMEKVKKFFEEVE from the coding sequence ATGGAAAATCAAGAGTATTCAGTAGGTCTGGACATCGGGACAACAAAGATAGTCGCGATTGTCGGAAGAAGGAATGCACACGGGAAAATAGAAGTTCTCGGTGTAGGAAAAGCTAAAAGTCTTGGTGTTCATAAAGGTATTGTGAATAATATTTCACAGACTATTAATTCAATCAAGGCTGCAGTATCCGAAGCACAATCCAGTGCGGGGGTTCCTATCCGCAAAGTTACGGTAGGTATTGCAGGAAAACACATTCGTTCTCTGCAGCACTCCGATTATATTATGCGTGAACATCCGGATAAGTTCATTACAGATGATGACATTGAAGCCTTAAAAGATCAGGTCAAGAAGCTGGTTATGCTTCCTGGAGAAGAAATTATCCATGTACTTCCTCAAGAATATAAAGTGGATTCTGAAGGTGAGATTCAAGAACCTGTCGGAATGCACGGTAAACGTTTAGAAGCTAACTTCCATGTTGTAGTTGGGCAGATGGGAAGCATCCGCAATATTGCAAGATGCGTTCGTGAAGCCGGATTAGAAATGGAGGCTCTTACTTTGGAGCCGTTAGCCTCTTCAGAAGCCGTTCTTACCAAAGAAGAAAAAGAAGCAGGAGTAGCCATTGTTGACATTGGTGGTGGGACTACAGATATTGCTATTTTTAAAGATAACATCATCCGTCATACGTGTGTTATTCCATACGGGGGCGGAATTATTACTGAAGATATCAAAGAAGGTTGTTCAATTATTGAAAAACATGCAGAACAATTGAAGGTAAAATTCGGTTCGGCTGTTCCAGAATTGGAAAAAGACAGTACTTTTGTAACAATTCCGGGGCTTCATGGGCGACCAGACAAGGAAATTTCTCTAAAAACCCTGGCACAGATCATCAATGCCAGAGTAGAAGAAGTTTTGGAAATGGTAAATACCGAACTGAAAGCATATGGAGCATTTGAACAAAAGAAAAAGCTTATTGCAGGAATCGTTTTGACAGGTGGTGGTTCAAACCTTAAACACCTTCGTCAGCTAGCCAATTATACGACTGGTTTTGACAGCAGAATCGGTTTTGCGAATGAATATATTGCCAACGATAAAAATCAGTATCTGAAAGGCCCTGAATTTGCTACGTCTATTGGATTACTGATGGAGAGTTTAAAGATCAGAGATAAGAAGCAGAACATTGATGAAGTAGAACCGGTTGTGACTGAACAACCTAAATCTGAAACAACATCCATACAGGCAGAAACTGTTCAGCCCATTCAGCAGGCAGCACCCGTTCAGGAGCACCCTATTGCTGATGACAAACAGGAAAGCAGAAGAGCGAAATTGACCTTTGGACAGTCGCTTATGGAAAAAGTAAAAAAATTCTTTGAAGAAGTAGAATAA
- a CDS encoding GatB/YqeY domain-containing protein → MSLENTISEAIKTAMRKKDRVALDSLRAVKSQIILLQTEARGVEVSAEQEIAILQRMIKQRKDSFDQFSAQGRQDLAEVEEAQMKVIEKFLPQQLSAEELETEIKNIILETGAESIKDLGKVMGAASKALAGKSDGKSISEMAKKLLS, encoded by the coding sequence ATGAGTTTAGAAAATACAATAAGCGAAGCCATAAAAACAGCCATGAGAAAAAAGGACAGAGTTGCCTTGGATTCTCTACGTGCCGTAAAATCCCAAATTATTCTTCTACAAACAGAAGCAAGGGGAGTTGAAGTTTCCGCAGAACAGGAAATTGCTATTCTTCAGAGAATGATTAAGCAGCGTAAAGACTCTTTTGATCAGTTTTCAGCTCAGGGCAGACAAGACCTTGCAGAAGTAGAAGAGGCTCAGATGAAAGTAATAGAGAAGTTTTTACCACAACAACTTTCAGCTGAAGAATTGGAAACAGAAATTAAAAATATTATTTTAGAAACCGGAGCTGAATCCATTAAGGATTTAGGAAAGGTAATGGGAGCCGCTTCAAAAGCGTTAGCCGGAAAATCTGACGGAAAAAGTATTTCCGAGATGGCTAAAAAACTCCTTTCATAA